The sequence CTATCGCCCTACAGCATTTTGACGGCTCTTGCAATGCTGTACGAAGGAGCCGAAGGTACGACGAGGAATGAGATGAGAGAAGTTCTCAATCTTCCGGAAGATGATTTGGAGAGAAGAGAGGAATTCAGATACCTGATTTTGAGGATCAACAACCCTGCAAGCGATGCATATATCTTGAGAACTGCAAGTGCTCTCTGGATCCAGAAGGATTATTCCATCAAGGAAGATTACATCGATGTCATAAGGAGATACTACTTTGCTGATGTTAGAGAGCTTGACTTCTCAGAAGACCCTGAAGGGTCAAGAAAGACTATAAACGAGTGGGTTGAACGACAGACTGAGAGAAAAATTGCCAACCTAATACCTCCAGGTGCTATCGACGAATTTACAAGGCTCGTAATAACCAATGCGATTTACTTCAAGGCTAACTGGTCAAGTAAATTTGAGCCGGAGAACACGTACAATGAGACCTTTACACTTACTTCAGGTGAAAAGATAAAAGTCGAAATGATGCATCAAGTAAACAGTTTTAATTATATGGAAACTGAAGAATTCCAAGCCTTAGAAATGCCTTATAAAGACAATAGACTTTCGATGCTCATAATATTGCCGAAAGAGAATGATATAAGTGTCCTCGAAGAAAAGCTCACTTCAGAATTTGTGGAGAATATTCTGAGCAGTATGAAAGTGGAAAAAGTTGAGGTTGTTATTCCCAAATTTAGCTTTGAAAAATCTTACATTTTGAACGATGTTCTTCAGGAGATGGGAATACGGGAAGCATTTACAAATAAAGCTGATTTTTCTGGGATAGCTGAAGATAAGCTTATGATAAGTGTCGTTGTTCACAAGACCTTCATTAGGGTCGCTGAAAGTGGCACTGAAGCTGCTGCTGCGACAGGGGTAGGCATGACAGTTGCTGCTCCATCAAGCAAGGAGCATCCCAAGGTTTTCAGAGCAGATCATCCTTTCATATTTCTCATTAGGGACAGAGAAACAGGAGCAGTTTTATTCATCGGCAGGCTGATGGATCCAAGAGGCTAAACTTTTAAGCTTCTTTTTCCAATCCTTTTTATGCCCTCGTGGAAAGATGGAAAGCTTGGACTGCCAGTTAGAGAAGCGGTTAAAATTTTCCCCGAGCTTGAAAAATATCTTGATGATGAGGGCAGGTTGGATTTATCAAACAGAAGGGCAAGAATTCTGTATAACAAAGCAATCGCTAGAGCTGTTTTTGGTATTGAGGTCAAATATCATCCTAAAGGGCTTATCACGACACCAATTTCCCGCTTTATATTTCTAAAAACTTTTCTGAGAGGGGGAGAAAAAGTCCTGGAAATAGGGACTGGGCATTCTGCTTTAATGGCAATAATGGCGGATAAACTTTTCAACTGCGAAGTGTGGGCAACTGAAGTGGATGAAGAGTTCTTTGAGTATGCAAAGGCCAACATTTCCGCAAACAGTTCCAAAGTGCGGCTTATAAAAAGCAATGGAGAAATTATCGAGGGGATAATCCCAAAAGGTGAGAAGTTTGATGTGATATTTTCTGCTCCTCCGTACTACGAGAAACCTACAAAAGGTGTTTTGACAGAGCGCGAAGGTCTGGGTGGAGGCAAGTATGGGGAGGCTTTTTCCGTAAGAATTCTTGAAGAGGGATGGAGATATTTGAAGAAAAATGGAAAAGTGGCGCTGTTTCTACCGGACAAGCCAAGCTTGCTCAAAGCAGTAATTAAAAGGGGTGTGGAGCTGGGCTATACATACCGTGATATCAAATTTAGAGTAGGAACAAGATATCGGCACTCGTTGATATTCTTTAAACGATAGACTTATATTGAACTTACAGCACAAAAAGTATGGCAAATGAGGAGAAAGCACCTCCACTGAGCACTGCGATGAAGATACGCCCACGGTCTGATGCCAAATCATTTCATGTCCTCTACATAAAGGAACAAGCACTTCAGATATTCGGTGTCTTTAGACGCCATTAATATCGGATGGTCTGGTGCTTGGGTTCTGTAGGGTTCAAGGAGTTTTAGGAACTTTCCAGCTTTTGCTGCGGCGGCTATTATCATATCCTTGAACATCTGCATGTCAACGTGTTGGGAGCATGAAGCTGTTACCAAGATGCCTCCGTCCTTGACAAGTTTTAAGCCTTGATAATTTACGTTGAAGTATGCCCTGAGGCCTCTCTTAAGGTCTTTCTCATGCTGTACAAACGCCGGAGGGTCTAAAATCACAATGTCAAACTTTTCTCCCCTTTTTTGCAGTTCTTCCATAACTCCAAATGCAGATCCGACAATGAATTCCATTTTGTCTTCAACACCGTTAAGTTTGGCGTTCTCTTTTGCCTGTTCTATTGCTGATGGAGACTTATCAACTGCAACAACCTTTTCTGCCCCTGCAACTGCGGCATGAATTGCAAAACCGCCTGTGTATGTGAAGACATCAAGTACTTTTTCTCCGCCCTTAATGTACTTTTCCAGTGCGATTCTGTTTTCTCTCTGGTCTAAAAAGAACCCAGTTTTTTGACCCCTCATATCCACAATGAACTTTGCGTTCCCTTCTTCGATGATCGTGCGGTATTTTTCTTTTCCAAGCAAGACCCTTTCTATCTCAGGTAGGCCTTCTCTTCTTCTTGATCTTCCGGTATTTTTCTCAAAAACAGTTTCGATTTCGGGTTCTACCTCAAGGATTGCCTCTGCAACCTCAAGCTTGAATTTCTCCATACCTGCACTTGAAATCTGGAGAGATGCTATGTCGTTAAACCTATCCACGATCAGACCTGGCAGATAATCTGCTTCTCCATACACCATTCTGTAGGCTTTGTCATATCCTAAAACTTTCTTTCTGTACTCATTTGCCTTTCTTATGCGCTCCTTGAACAGCTCTTTGTTTATCTCTACGTCTCTCTCCTTTGTAACTAAGCGGACCATTATGTTTGAATTGGGGTTGGCAAATCCTTTTCCTAGGAATTTCCCGCCTCTGGAGTAGACTTCCACTATGTCTCCCGGTTTAATCTCGCCTTCTGTTCGTATCACACCTTTTTTGAAAACAATCATCGCTCCTTTCTCAATTGCCCTGTAAGCTTGAGCGTCAACATACACTTTACCCCCTACTTTGCTCATTTTTCTCACCCTTCCAGAGTTGAGGCGATAGGTATTTAACCCTTGACCTCTATATATAATATGGGGTGAGTTCTATGAACTTAGAAGTAATAAAAGAGTTTCTGGATGCAATTGGGGCAGACTATACAGAGGTAGATGGGGAGATCCATTTAGCCCCAGAGGTTTTTTATGAAGTTTGGAAGTATGTAGGGCAGCCAGAAATTAAAACGTACGTAATAGAAGACGAAATTGTCGAGCCCGGTTCATATGACCCTCCTGAGATGAAGTATACCGATGTTAGGAAGATTAAAATTAAAAAGGCATATTTCGAGACACTTGAAGGGGTTAAAATTGTTACTGATTATGCAGATTTCCAGAAGATATTAAAAGAAAAGAAAGAGGAGCTTTAGCTCTTCTATCTTTTTACGAATTATTAGTTATCATTATTTTGAGCATTAAAACGCCCATACAGGTTGTTCGTTTTACCTTAAGGATACTGGTACTAATCCCTATTGTTGCGGCCGTTAGAAGAACTCCTAACCCAAGTATCCCGTCAAAATAAAGAGACGCAGTTGCTATAAAAAGCAGTATTCCCAGATTTAGTTTTGTGTAGTC comes from Thermococcus aggregans and encodes:
- a CDS encoding serpin family protein — its product is MRLVRKIISPLLVLILVGIMFASGCINTNFPSLSYTESTSVVPYTHNDTLRYKIPPVNDFAFLLYHHLPKKEDNIFLSPYSILTALAMLYEGAEGTTRNEMREVLNLPEDDLERREEFRYLILRINNPASDAYILRTASALWIQKDYSIKEDYIDVIRRYYFADVRELDFSEDPEGSRKTINEWVERQTERKIANLIPPGAIDEFTRLVITNAIYFKANWSSKFEPENTYNETFTLTSGEKIKVEMMHQVNSFNYMETEEFQALEMPYKDNRLSMLIILPKENDISVLEEKLTSEFVENILSSMKVEKVEVVIPKFSFEKSYILNDVLQEMGIREAFTNKADFSGIAEDKLMISVVVHKTFIRVAESGTEAAAATGVGMTVAAPSSKEHPKVFRADHPFIFLIRDRETGAVLFIGRLMDPRG
- a CDS encoding RlmF-related methyltransferase produces the protein MPSWKDGKLGLPVREAVKIFPELEKYLDDEGRLDLSNRRARILYNKAIARAVFGIEVKYHPKGLITTPISRFIFLKTFLRGGEKVLEIGTGHSALMAIMADKLFNCEVWATEVDEEFFEYAKANISANSSKVRLIKSNGEIIEGIIPKGEKFDVIFSAPPYYEKPTKGVLTEREGLGGGKYGEAFSVRILEEGWRYLKKNGKVALFLPDKPSLLKAVIKRGVELGYTYRDIKFRVGTRYRHSLIFFKR
- a CDS encoding class I SAM-dependent rRNA methyltransferase; amino-acid sequence: MSKVGGKVYVDAQAYRAIEKGAMIVFKKGVIRTEGEIKPGDIVEVYSRGGKFLGKGFANPNSNIMVRLVTKERDVEINKELFKERIRKANEYRKKVLGYDKAYRMVYGEADYLPGLIVDRFNDIASLQISSAGMEKFKLEVAEAILEVEPEIETVFEKNTGRSRRREGLPEIERVLLGKEKYRTIIEEGNAKFIVDMRGQKTGFFLDQRENRIALEKYIKGGEKVLDVFTYTGGFAIHAAVAGAEKVVAVDKSPSAIEQAKENAKLNGVEDKMEFIVGSAFGVMEELQKRGEKFDIVILDPPAFVQHEKDLKRGLRAYFNVNYQGLKLVKDGGILVTASCSQHVDMQMFKDMIIAAAAKAGKFLKLLEPYRTQAPDHPILMASKDTEYLKCLFLYVEDMK
- a CDS encoding DUF5748 family protein, with protein sequence MNLEVIKEFLDAIGADYTEVDGEIHLAPEVFYEVWKYVGQPEIKTYVIEDEIVEPGSYDPPEMKYTDVRKIKIKKAYFETLEGVKIVTDYADFQKILKEKKEEL